A stretch of Amblyraja radiata isolate CabotCenter1 chromosome 34, sAmbRad1.1.pri, whole genome shotgun sequence DNA encodes these proteins:
- the ramac gene encoding RNA guanine-N7 methyltransferase activating subunit, giving the protein MSNEAEPAAGFKEILAPRYTAADAEFQEMVKSTSDPPPIAEDRMDRPGGNRRTSSEAELAPDYEEMFAHRFTAADTEYQEMVKCATDPPPIVEDWMGQSGGNRRSHDYGFHRGHSDNRHWSNNQRWEGRDRSSNRSGSYESYSQGNNSH; this is encoded by the exons ATGTCCAATGAAGCAGAACCGGCTGCAGGCTTCAAAGAAATACTTGCTCCCCGGTACACGGCAGCTGATGCGGAGTTTCAGGAAATGGTGAAGAGTACTTCTGATCCACCGCCCATTGCAGAGGACAGGATGGACCGACCTGGTGGGAACCGCAG AACATCCAGTGAAGCAGAACTGGCTCCAGACTACGAGGAAATGTTTGCTCACCGGTTCACGGCAGCTGACACGGAGTATCAGGAAATGGTGAAGTGTGCGACTGACCCACCGCCCATTGTAGAGGATTGGATGGGCCAATCCGGTGGGAACCGCAG GTCACACGACTATGGATTCCATCGAGGGCACAGTGATAATCGCCACTGGTCAAATAACCAGCGGTGGGAAGGCAGAGATCGCAGCAGCAATCGATCTGGCTCTTATGAATCGTACAGCCAAGGGAACAATTCGCACTGA